The Salegentibacter mishustinae genomic interval TTGGTGGCGGTGTGGGGCTGGTCGCTGCTTGCGATTATGCCATGGCTACTGATGCTGCTGCGGTTAAACTTTCAGAAATCAGTATAGGTATTGGCCCGTTTGTAATTGCCCCCGCCGTAGAGCGCAAAATTGGCGTTGGAGCACTTGGAGAGTTGAGTCTTGCTGCCCACGAATGGAAAAACGCTTACTGGGCAAAGGATAAAGGCTTATATGCCCGTGTATTTGAAAGTTTAAAAGAACTTGATAAAGAGGTAACGATTTTTACCGAAAAACTGGCTTCTTATAATCCCGAGGCACTTTATGAAATGAAAAAAATGCTGTGGAAAAATACAGATCACTGGGATGAATTACTGGCTGAAAGAGCTGCAATTTCGGGAGAATTAGTACTTTCAGATTTTACTAAAAATGCTTTAGCTAAATATAAAAAATAAAAATATGCGCTTACTTTACTTGAACACCAACGGCGGCCAAGTTCAAGATCTGGGGGTTTCTATCGGTTCGGCTTTGGCCGATAATTTCTTGGTACTACTTTTTGGTTTCCTTTTAATTTTAGGACCGTTAATGTTTTTTCATCGCAGAAGGATCAGAAATAAAAAACTTCATGCTCAAAATGGCTAAAAACCACAGCGCAGGAAATTAGCATCATTATAACATATTCCTTAGGGAGAAAAGTGTAATTTCCACCCTAGAAATAAGCCTATGAGTTTACCACAGGAACATTTACCAAAAGACCGCGACGCAACCAGCGAACAGGAATGGGGTTTTACCATCTGGGAATTTATCGCCGACAACTGGCTTTACCTGATGGGTATTTTACTTATTCTTGCCATTTTTCTTTATGCTCGCTATAACTGGAGAAGAAGGCAGCAAAAAAGCCGCATGAACTAATGGGAGAAGATACCTGGGAATTTCTAAGTTTTCTAAGCGGAATGGGATTCTGGCTTATTTTAGCGCTGGTTTTAATTGTTGTGGTACTTTATAAAAAATTCAACAAATAACCCGCGCAGGCTAATTTCTGCCCAGCCAGAAAAAGCCTTTCTTTGTTTCGAGAAAAATTTAGGAG includes:
- a CDS encoding enoyl-CoA hydratase/isomerase family protein; its protein translation is MSTTRENGSLYTNIENGIAHLEFGHPASNSFPSELLDRLEKEFQKLSEDDSVKVILLKSEGEKAFCAGASFDELVAIETLQAGKLFFSGFAKVLNAMRNCKKLIVGRIQGKTVGGGVGLVAACDYAMATDAAAVKLSEISIGIGPFVIAPAVERKIGVGALGELSLAAHEWKNAYWAKDKGLYARVFESLKELDKEVTIFTEKLASYNPEALYEMKKMLWKNTDHWDELLAERAAISGELVLSDFTKNALAKYKK